ACAAGGGCGCGGTGGGCGTCGTCCAGCGGCTGCGGCGGGATGATGTTGTAGACCGAGGACGAGAACTGCACCATGCCCACGCGGTCTTGCGTGCCCTTGATCTGATCGACGAACGTTTGTAAGGCCGTGCGCACATTGTCGATCTTGTCGCCCTCCATCGAGCCGGAGGTGTCCACCACCAGGTAGATATTCGACGGGCGTTTGGTGTATTGCCAGGCATTCTGCACCACCTGGACGACGGCGGGGCCGGGCACTTGCAGGGTGGTCTGCGGCTCTTTGGGGTTGGCGCCATAGCGGGCCGAGATGGGCGAATCGGCGCCGTCGATGGGGATGCTGAGGTCGGCGGGACGGAAGCCGGCGTCGAGCACACGCTTCTGCTGTTCGGGCGCCAGCAGGAAATCGGCCAGAGCGCGGAAGGTGCGGCGCTGGTTGTCGGTGATGGCCGGGTCATCGAGCAGGGCCAGGGGGTGGTCTTCCCACAAGGCGCCCTCTTGGGGGTAGATGGCGACCAATTGCTCGCCGCCCGCCCGGTTGTGCTGCACCACCAGCGCCTCCTGCGCCACCAGTGCATCGAGGAAATCCCGGCCCTCGCTCTGCATCCGCGCCATGGCCACAGCCTCGTTTTCGCCGTAGAAGCTGACCGTGCGCTCCAGGTCGCGGACATGCTCAAGCGTGGTCGGAGCCAGCACATCGTCTTCGGTCAGGCCGCGCGTCTTGCCTGCCCCAGCATAGAACGCCGCCAGGGTGGCCAACATGCCGCTGGCATAGCTGGTGCTGGCATGGCTCCAACGGAAGTCCCTGTCGGCGGCGGCCCGGGCCTGGAGGTCGCTCCACCCCACCGGCCCGCCTCCGCCCAGTTCCTGCGCCACATCCGGCCAGGCGGCG
The nucleotide sequence above comes from Caldilineales bacterium. Encoded proteins:
- a CDS encoding substrate-binding and VWA domain-containing protein; this encodes MSQKQTKPSSAQNRAPLVVASIGLFFLCAVCGLVFVGMYQIDRRRTTQEVTTTPAADARLAVLTLAYSPEKKPLITGLVDDFNQQKQKTDDGRVMEVRLVEMAPDQMVEAGLGPDPGFQALSPDASLWLDQLDLRWADANRGEEGDLAPRRIADSARFAVSPVVIAAWPDVAQELGGGGPVGWSDLQARAAADRDFRWSHASTSYASGMLATLAAFYAGAGKTRGLTEDDVLAPTTLEHVRDLERTVSFYGENEAVAMARMQSEGRDFLDALVAQEALVVQHNRAGGEQLVAIYPQEGALWEDHPLALLDDPAITDNQRRTFRALADFLLAPEQQKRVLDAGFRPADLSIPIDGADSPISARYGANPKEPQTTLQVPGPAVVQVVQNAWQYTKRPSNIYLVVDTSGSMEGDKIDNVRTALQTFVDQIKGTQDRVGMVQFSSSVYNIIPPQPLDDAHRALVQDEISRLEANGDTALLDGVRAAYVRLQREADSQSINAIVAMTDGLENASSVGVNELLDQIQSENASGVPVVIFTVAYGDDADHNLLQALAQASGGQMREGSIETIRELYRLLSQYF